The following proteins come from a genomic window of Candidatus Hydrogenedentota bacterium:
- a CDS encoding Gfo/Idh/MocA family oxidoreductase, with product MSDKVYGVGVVGWGFMGKTHTFGYHTIPFFYSEPPINYALKGVCVRRPETLDAAVREGKFEFGTTDFDELLSRDDIDIIHVCTPNNLHRDQVVKAAEAGKHIYCDKPLGSSYAECQDMVAALVNSSPDIVTQVA from the coding sequence ATGAGCGACAAAGTCTACGGTGTCGGCGTGGTCGGCTGGGGCTTCATGGGCAAGACCCATACCTTCGGCTACCATACCATCCCCTTCTTCTACAGCGAGCCGCCCATCAACTACGCCTTGAAAGGCGTGTGCGTGCGCCGTCCCGAGACGCTGGACGCGGCGGTACGCGAGGGGAAGTTCGAATTCGGCACCACAGACTTCGACGAACTCCTCTCCCGCGACGACATCGACATCATCCACGTGTGCACGCCCAATAATCTCCACCGCGATCAGGTGGTGAAGGCCGCCGAGGCCGGCAAGCACATCTACTGCGACAAGCCCCTCGGCAGCAGCTACGCCGAGTGCCAGGATATGGTCGCGGCGCTGGTGAATTCCTCGCCCGACATCGTGACCCAGGTGGCG
- a CDS encoding aspartate aminotransferase family protein codes for MLATQSSLDWANARCADLPNMVVPAPGPISQDFHDRCCTYFKGLSGQVKLFPVTFESGEGCMLRDVDGNEYIDFSSGIYVTTLGHCHPKISEAIAKYAFKLMNAHDFTTPIKTMLVEKLAEILPGDLNGFQFYDSGTTAVEAGIRVLRAVTKKNETLSCFYDYHGKTYGAVSHGHIRSHVYGAVRAPGVHMLPRPDLYRPMWTKADGSIDTDAYISFYREYIDKGTVHDVAGWVLEPIQGWGGTIMPPDDFFPKLRTLCDELGILLMADEVLTSWGRTGKWLCMEHYDTVPDIVTIGKGFGNGFPVTCVAVREPYKEAFEAISASSSYGGNPMACAAALASTEVIEEEQLNEHAEFLGEVANKRMAKMKAEHKIIGDVRAKGCLMGIELVKDRDKKTPFDKAGELVYQKAFAKGLAWIPAGHILRMSPPIVMNEETLLKGLDIIDEAIGETQKELMG; via the coding sequence ATGCTTGCCACTCAATCCTCCCTCGACTGGGCGAACGCCCGTTGCGCCGATCTTCCCAATATGGTGGTTCCCGCGCCGGGGCCCATCTCGCAGGATTTTCATGATCGCTGCTGCACCTATTTCAAGGGGCTGAGCGGTCAGGTGAAGCTTTTCCCCGTGACTTTCGAGTCCGGTGAAGGCTGCATGCTGCGCGATGTGGACGGCAACGAATACATCGACTTTTCCTCGGGTATCTACGTCACCACGCTGGGTCACTGCCACCCGAAGATCAGCGAGGCCATCGCGAAATACGCCTTCAAGCTGATGAACGCCCACGACTTCACCACGCCCATCAAGACCATGCTCGTGGAGAAGCTTGCGGAGATACTGCCGGGCGATCTCAATGGCTTCCAGTTCTACGACTCCGGCACCACCGCCGTCGAAGCGGGCATACGCGTTCTCCGCGCCGTGACGAAGAAAAACGAAACCCTCTCCTGCTTCTACGATTACCACGGCAAGACCTATGGCGCCGTGTCCCATGGCCACATTCGCTCCCACGTCTACGGTGCCGTGCGCGCCCCGGGCGTCCACATGCTGCCCCGCCCGGATCTTTACCGCCCCATGTGGACGAAGGCCGATGGCTCCATCGACACCGACGCCTACATCAGCTTCTATCGCGAATACATCGACAAGGGCACGGTTCACGACGTGGCCGGTTGGGTGCTCGAGCCCATCCAGGGCTGGGGCGGCACCATCATGCCGCCCGATGACTTCTTCCCCAAGCTCCGCACGCTGTGTGATGAACTCGGCATCCTTCTCATGGCCGACGAAGTGTTAACAAGCTGGGGCCGCACCGGCAAGTGGCTCTGCATGGAGCACTACGACACCGTGCCCGATATCGTCACCATCGGCAAGGGCTTCGGCAACGGCTTCCCCGTCACCTGCGTGGCCGTGCGCGAGCCCTATAAAGAAGCCTTCGAGGCCATCTCCGCGTCCAGCAGCTACGGCGGCAACCCCATGGCCTGCGCGGCGGCCCTGGCCTCCACCGAGGTCATCGAAGAAGAGCAGTTGAACGAGCACGCCGAATTCCTCGGCGAAGTGGCCAACAAGCGCATGGCGAAGATGAAGGCGGAGCACAAGATCATCGGCGATGTGCGCGCCAAAGGCTGCCTCATGGGCATCGAGCTCGTGAAGGACCGCGACAAGAAAACGCCCTTCGACAAAGCGGGCGAGCTCGTCTACCAGAAGGCCTTCGCCAAGGGCCTGGCCTGGATTCCCGCGGGCCACATCCTGCGCATGAGCCCGCCCATCGTCATGAACGAAGAAACCCTGCTCAAAGGCCTCGACATCATCGACGAGGCCATCGGCGAGACGCAGAAGGAATTGATGGGATGA
- a CDS encoding D-lyxose/D-mannose family sugar isomerase gives MQELDKALGISLVGERREEVLADFSRQLSFWKQAMPDVQPLVLDFGLGRFDEVGLVEAWICNEVDAGYCGKYLFLFDGQTCPMHRHKLKSETFFIARGAIEVCLNGKTRVLREGDTLFIEPWIPHSMKGIGPALILEISTPCLVDDNYFENTEIPIGGNFGGGVL, from the coding sequence ATGCAAGAACTGGACAAGGCGTTGGGCATCTCCCTCGTGGGCGAGCGCCGTGAAGAGGTCCTGGCCGATTTTTCCCGCCAGTTGTCCTTCTGGAAACAGGCCATGCCCGACGTTCAGCCCCTCGTTCTCGATTTCGGTCTGGGGCGCTTCGACGAAGTCGGCTTGGTCGAAGCATGGATATGCAACGAGGTGGATGCGGGCTATTGCGGGAAATACCTCTTCCTCTTCGACGGCCAGACCTGCCCCATGCACCGCCACAAACTCAAATCGGAAACGTTCTTCATCGCCCGGGGCGCCATCGAAGTCTGCTTGAATGGCAAGACCCGCGTGTTGCGCGAGGGCGATACCCTCTTTATTGAGCCCTGGATTCCCCACAGCATGAAGGGGATCGGGCCCGCCCTGATCCTGGAAATTTCCACGCCCTGTCTTGTCGACGACAACTACTTCGAGAATACCGAGATCCCCATCGGCGGCAACTTCGGTGGCGGCGTTCTCTAG
- a CDS encoding substrate-binding domain-containing protein — translation MSDPSPKYIQIKQEILAQIRGGELLPGSRIYSISEIMEKFRVSKVTAVRALAEMESEGFVRREHGRGTFVSDQDAGVLQMRTSKRVALIVPDMANPFNVEVVGSVEKHLREAGVIVELSCTGYLADTERELFNRIMAGQHAAGMVLISGGVSDMGLNSSAPSIPLVVIDHCPEDLVDRCVFINCDHYRGGYEAGTHLAEKGHREIGYVDWVFTSRARLQGFTQALAEHRLTLPEKRIFPVGAHKQLGHDFIEFVRREKLTALFAVNDMLAMQAMQVLRANKFAIPGDISLMGYDDVLAARYLEIPLTTVEQHEEQIGRKAAECILQRMDAKPSGFRPREILIVPRVVERASTGRPKGGGR, via the coding sequence ATGAGCGATCCTTCCCCGAAGTACATCCAAATCAAGCAAGAAATCCTGGCCCAGATCCGGGGCGGCGAGCTGCTCCCCGGCAGCCGCATCTACTCCATCTCCGAGATTATGGAGAAATTCCGCGTAAGCAAGGTTACGGCGGTGCGCGCGCTGGCGGAGATGGAATCGGAAGGCTTTGTGCGGCGCGAACATGGCCGCGGCACCTTCGTGAGCGACCAGGACGCCGGTGTGTTGCAGATGCGGACGAGCAAGCGCGTGGCGCTGATCGTTCCGGACATGGCCAACCCCTTCAACGTGGAAGTGGTGGGCAGCGTTGAGAAGCATCTGCGCGAGGCCGGGGTTATCGTGGAGCTTTCGTGCACGGGCTACCTTGCGGACACCGAGCGTGAATTGTTCAACCGGATCATGGCGGGACAGCACGCGGCGGGGATGGTGTTGATCTCGGGTGGCGTATCCGATATGGGACTCAATTCGTCCGCGCCTTCCATACCGCTGGTGGTGATCGACCACTGTCCGGAGGACCTGGTTGACCGCTGTGTTTTCATCAATTGCGATCACTATCGCGGTGGTTATGAGGCGGGGACCCACCTTGCGGAGAAGGGCCATCGCGAGATCGGGTATGTCGATTGGGTGTTTACATCGCGGGCGCGCTTGCAGGGATTTACACAGGCGCTGGCGGAACACCGGCTGACGCTTCCCGAGAAGCGGATTTTTCCCGTCGGCGCGCACAAGCAACTCGGCCACGACTTCATCGAATTTGTGCGGCGCGAGAAGCTGACGGCGCTCTTCGCGGTGAATGACATGCTGGCGATGCAGGCGATGCAGGTGTTGCGGGCCAACAAGTTCGCCATTCCGGGGGATATCTCTCTCATGGGGTATGACGATGTGCTGGCGGCGCGCTACCTGGAGATTCCGCTGACGACGGTGGAGCAGCACGAAGAGCAGATCGGGCGCAAGGCGGCGGAGTGCATTCTGCAGCGCATGGACGCGAAGCCCTCGGGCTTTCGCCCGCGGGAAATCCTCATCGTTCCACGCGTCGTGGAGCGGGCCTCCACGGGGCGCCCAAAAGGCGGTGGCCGTTAG